A stretch of the Sphingobacterium thalpophilum genome encodes the following:
- a CDS encoding tetratricopeptide repeat protein, translating to MNLKSLKLGLFTGVFALTALSVNAQQQKQTEHSNANVRMGQKALLDGDFKNAESYLTKALPQEGKDPDVLYMLGYSQFQNGDYKKSAETFGKVVALSPKNANALYFKAKANNNLAVQSNNKISVANKEQLLRVAIEDYSKAIAITPTDSKFYQNRAIANRDLGILTGTAGTPNYNKAMATDAYNNAIKDYEKVLSFDASKKDIQTEIKKAKVYRDNLK from the coding sequence ATGAACTTAAAATCACTTAAATTAGGTTTGTTTACCGGAGTTTTTGCTTTGACAGCATTAAGCGTCAATGCGCAGCAACAAAAGCAGACCGAACATAGCAACGCGAATGTGCGCATGGGTCAAAAAGCGCTTTTGGACGGTGACTTCAAAAATGCGGAGTCCTATTTAACAAAAGCTTTGCCGCAAGAGGGAAAAGACCCGGATGTACTGTATATGCTGGGATACTCTCAATTTCAGAACGGTGATTACAAAAAATCAGCAGAGACATTTGGAAAGGTCGTCGCATTAAGTCCAAAAAACGCCAATGCGCTGTATTTCAAAGCTAAAGCAAATAACAATCTAGCGGTTCAGTCGAATAACAAGATATCCGTTGCAAATAAGGAGCAATTGCTGCGTGTTGCAATCGAGGATTATTCAAAAGCGATTGCCATTACGCCCACAGATTCTAAATTTTATCAGAATAGGGCAATTGCTAACCGCGATCTAGGTATTTTGACCGGTACTGCCGGAACACCGAACTACAATAAGGCAATGGCGACCGATGCGTATAATAATGCGATCAAAGATTACGAAAAAGTATTGAGCTTTGACGCATCCAAAAAAGATATCCAGACAGAGATCAAAAAAGCAAAGGTATATAGAGACAACTTGAAATAA
- the nadC gene encoding carboxylating nicotinate-nucleotide diphosphorylase, translated as MEKEIKDYLAQFVKQAVAEDIGDGDHTSLSTIEAGAQGEAKLIVKDDGILAGIEVAQAIMAYIDETLSCEVFIQDGSEVKVGDIAFYVRGHIQSILLAERLVLNVMQRMSGIATTTRKYVDLLKGTGTQVLDTRKTTPLLRVLEKEAVRIGGGTNHRFGLYDMILIKDNHVDYSGGIVPALTRANAYRKQLNKPIEIEIEVRNFAELDEVLNFGEVDRIMLDNFSPEDVAKAVQIIDHRFKTEASGGITFETIRSYAEAGVDYISVGALTHSVKSLDLSLKAKLI; from the coding sequence ATGGAGAAGGAAATCAAGGACTATTTAGCGCAATTTGTAAAACAGGCCGTTGCGGAAGATATAGGAGATGGGGATCATACCTCGTTGTCGACCATCGAAGCGGGAGCGCAGGGTGAGGCGAAGCTGATTGTAAAGGATGATGGTATTTTAGCGGGAATCGAAGTTGCGCAGGCGATCATGGCCTATATCGATGAGACCTTGAGCTGTGAGGTATTTATCCAGGATGGTAGCGAAGTGAAAGTCGGTGACATCGCTTTTTATGTGCGTGGCCATATTCAGAGTATTTTGCTGGCTGAACGGCTGGTGCTCAATGTAATGCAACGAATGAGCGGCATTGCGACGACCACCCGAAAGTATGTTGACCTTTTAAAAGGTACAGGCACACAGGTGTTGGATACACGCAAAACCACCCCTTTGTTGCGGGTACTGGAAAAGGAGGCCGTCCGTATCGGCGGAGGTACCAATCACCGCTTTGGGCTATACGACATGATTTTGATCAAGGATAATCATGTGGATTATAGTGGTGGAATCGTGCCGGCGCTGACCCGGGCAAATGCCTATAGAAAGCAATTAAATAAACCAATAGAAATAGAAATTGAAGTCCGAAATTTTGCGGAGCTTGACGAAGTTCTTAACTTTGGCGAAGTGGACCGAATCATGTTGGATAATTTTTCACCTGAGGATGTGGCCAAAGCTGTGCAGATTATCGATCATCGATTCAAGACAGAGGCTTCCGGAGGAATAACATTTGAGACAATTCGGTCATATGCGGAAGCTGGCGTAGACTATATTTCGGTAGGAGCTTTGACTCACAGTGTCAAAAGCCTGGATCTTAGTTTGAAAGCCAAATTAATATAA
- the lon gene encoding endopeptidase La — MSKFETFDFSQAIPIVAEDTEFFPLLTQQDEDDMANAEIPEALSILPLRNTVLFPGVVIPITVGRDKSIRLVKDAYKGNKTIGVVSQKDMTVEDPGFEELNKVGTVAHIIKVLQMPDGNTTVIIQGKQRFNLVEIVETEPYLKARVEKFAEAKPKMTKHFKATISTLKEMALQIIQLSPNLPSEAGIAIKNIESPSFLINFISSNINVEMVKKQELLQIAKVENRAKLLLELLTAEIQMLELKNQIQNKVRVDLDKQQRDYFLNQQLKTIQEELGGNTPDLELEELKKRGKTKKWNVDVEKHFNKELEKLSRINPAAADYSVQLNYLELLLDLPWNETTKDNFDLNKAQKVLDKDHYGLEKVKKRIIEYLAVLKLKNDMKAPILCLVGPPGVGKTSLGRSIAKALGRKYTRMALGGVRDEAEIRGHRKTYIGAMPGRIIQSLKKAGAANPVFILDEIDKMSADFKGDPSSALLEVLDPEQNTHFYDHYVEMEFDLSKVMFIATANSLSAIQPALLDRMEIIEVNGYTIEEKIEIAKKHLLPKQREMHGMAAKDVTLKGKIIEKIIEDYTRESGVRGLEKKIGSIVRGIATRIVMEKDYNPSINEQDVLDILGAPIFDKDIYENNNVAGVVTGLAWTSVGGDILFIESSLSPGKGRLSLTGNLGDVMKESASIALAYLKAHAASFGIDYRVFDHWDIHIHVPAGAIPKDGPSAGITMLTALTSLFTQRKVREKLAMTGEITLRGKVLPVGGIKEKILAAKRANIKDIILCKSNEKDIQEIKEDYIKDMQFHYVTEMSQVIKLALLNEKVDGALDLTQGMENTKKEL; from the coding sequence ATGAGCAAATTCGAAACTTTTGATTTCAGTCAGGCAATTCCAATCGTTGCAGAAGATACAGAATTCTTCCCACTATTGACACAACAGGATGAAGACGATATGGCAAATGCTGAAATTCCAGAAGCATTATCTATTTTGCCTTTACGTAATACCGTGTTATTCCCCGGCGTTGTCATTCCTATTACCGTCGGAAGAGATAAATCCATCAGGCTTGTCAAAGATGCCTACAAAGGCAATAAGACGATAGGCGTGGTCTCACAGAAAGATATGACCGTAGAGGACCCTGGGTTTGAAGAACTAAACAAAGTAGGTACTGTGGCCCACATCATCAAGGTGCTCCAGATGCCTGATGGCAACACTACCGTCATCATCCAAGGTAAACAGCGCTTTAACCTCGTCGAAATCGTCGAAACCGAGCCCTATCTCAAGGCTCGTGTGGAGAAGTTCGCTGAAGCCAAGCCAAAGATGACCAAGCATTTCAAGGCGACCATTTCGACCTTGAAAGAAATGGCACTACAGATCATCCAACTTTCACCAAATCTGCCCAGTGAGGCGGGAATCGCAATCAAAAATATTGAAAGCCCCTCTTTTCTGATCAATTTCATTTCGTCCAATATCAATGTGGAGATGGTCAAAAAACAGGAGCTGCTCCAGATAGCCAAAGTGGAAAACCGCGCAAAGCTACTGCTCGAGCTGCTAACCGCCGAAATCCAGATGCTCGAACTCAAAAACCAGATTCAAAATAAGGTACGCGTCGATCTGGACAAACAGCAACGGGATTATTTCCTGAATCAGCAGCTGAAAACCATTCAGGAAGAACTTGGTGGCAATACGCCTGATCTAGAGCTCGAAGAGTTAAAAAAACGCGGCAAGACAAAAAAATGGAATGTCGATGTCGAAAAGCATTTCAACAAAGAGCTGGAGAAGTTGTCCCGAATCAATCCTGCAGCCGCAGATTACTCCGTACAGCTCAATTACCTGGAACTGCTGCTCGATCTACCATGGAACGAAACTACCAAAGACAACTTTGACTTAAATAAAGCCCAAAAAGTCCTGGATAAGGATCACTACGGGCTGGAGAAAGTAAAAAAACGGATTATTGAATACTTAGCGGTACTGAAGCTAAAAAATGACATGAAGGCGCCGATTCTTTGCCTGGTAGGCCCTCCCGGAGTCGGCAAAACTTCCCTGGGACGCTCCATAGCGAAAGCACTGGGTCGCAAATATACTCGTATGGCCCTGGGTGGCGTGCGCGACGAGGCCGAAATCAGAGGCCACCGCAAAACCTATATCGGTGCAATGCCGGGCCGTATCATCCAGTCGCTGAAAAAAGCAGGTGCAGCTAATCCCGTCTTTATCCTGGACGAGATCGATAAAATGAGCGCTGACTTTAAAGGCGACCCTTCTTCTGCCCTGCTGGAAGTCCTCGACCCAGAACAAAATACGCATTTCTATGATCACTATGTAGAAATGGAATTCGATCTTTCCAAGGTGATGTTTATTGCGACAGCCAACTCCCTGAGTGCTATCCAACCCGCCTTATTGGACAGGATGGAAATCATTGAGGTAAACGGTTATACCATTGAGGAAAAAATAGAAATCGCCAAAAAACACCTGCTTCCAAAGCAGCGCGAGATGCATGGAATGGCAGCCAAAGATGTGACTCTGAAGGGCAAAATCATCGAAAAAATCATCGAAGATTATACCCGTGAGTCCGGTGTACGCGGACTGGAAAAGAAAATAGGCTCGATTGTCCGCGGTATCGCTACACGCATCGTCATGGAGAAAGATTATAACCCAAGTATCAACGAACAGGATGTCCTGGACATCCTCGGGGCGCCAATCTTTGACAAAGACATTTACGAAAACAATAACGTAGCCGGTGTAGTGACAGGATTGGCATGGACATCTGTAGGTGGTGACATTCTCTTTATTGAATCGTCCCTGAGTCCTGGTAAAGGCCGCCTGAGTCTGACAGGTAACCTCGGCGATGTCATGAAAGAATCGGCATCCATTGCTTTAGCGTATTTGAAAGCACATGCTGCTTCTTTCGGTATCGACTACCGGGTCTTTGACCACTGGGATATCCATATCCACGTACCTGCGGGTGCTATTCCAAAAGATGGCCCATCGGCAGGGATAACCATGCTGACAGCACTGACTTCCTTATTCACACAACGCAAAGTGAGAGAGAAGCTGGCGATGACAGGAGAGATTACACTCCGCGGAAAAGTACTCCCTGTCGGTGGTATCAAGGAAAAAATCTTAGCGGCCAAACGGGCCAATATCAAAGACATTATCCTTTGCAAATCCAATGAAAAAGATATCCAGGAAATCAAAGAAGATTATATCAAAGACATGCAGTTCCACTATGTGACCGAAATGTCCCAGGTGATTAAGCTGGCACTGCTCAACGAAAAAGTTGATGGTGCATTGGATTTGACTCAAGGAATGGAAAACACCAAGAAAGAACTATAA
- a CDS encoding DUF4783 domain-containing protein: MKILSHCVFIFVYSLFIHTDALGHLSKDLNAVRPTIWAEEESLGSISEELKTYLKEGNAKNLAKYFGSNLTLSLLGENGVYTKYQSEIMLGTFFNQHKPKAVKLTQNSSTNNGYQFFTFSLTTEQASYRVFIKIGTGSNHNTIEELRIDKS, from the coding sequence ATGAAAATTTTAAGCCATTGCGTATTCATATTTGTTTATAGCCTTTTCATACACACTGACGCCCTCGGGCACCTATCGAAGGATTTAAACGCAGTTCGGCCAACAATATGGGCGGAGGAAGAATCTTTGGGCAGTATTTCGGAGGAGCTCAAAACCTATTTGAAAGAAGGTAACGCCAAGAACTTAGCGAAATATTTTGGTTCCAATCTCACCTTATCGTTGTTGGGTGAAAATGGTGTCTATACAAAATATCAGTCAGAAATTATGCTGGGGACTTTTTTCAATCAGCATAAGCCCAAAGCCGTGAAACTCACGCAAAACAGCAGCACTAATAATGGCTATCAGTTTTTTACGTTTTCATTGACTACTGAGCAGGCCAGCTACCGGGTGTTTATCAAGATCGGGACGGGGTCCAATCACAATACCATTGAGGAGCTCCGGATCGACAAAAGCTGA
- the plsY gene encoding glycerol-3-phosphate 1-O-acyltransferase PlsY, with amino-acid sequence MISIYLVIAVLLAYLFGSIPTAVWLGQALYGVDVREYGSGNAGATNTFRVLGPKAGSIVMFVDIFKGWTATNLAYLIELGQNTSDVQFVNFQLALGVIAVLGHLFPVFAGFRGGKGVATLFGMILAIHTPAALLCVSVFIIILLTTHYVSLSSISAGFAFPFSLAFVFKTTIPSVLLYGMAICILLLITHQKNIERLLKGHESKIYLFKKKAKPKE; translated from the coding sequence ATGATATCGATTTATTTAGTAATTGCAGTATTACTAGCTTATTTGTTTGGTTCAATACCTACAGCAGTCTGGTTGGGCCAAGCATTGTATGGGGTAGATGTTCGTGAGTATGGGAGCGGTAATGCTGGAGCGACTAATACCTTTAGGGTGCTGGGGCCGAAGGCGGGCTCCATTGTGATGTTTGTGGATATATTTAAAGGCTGGACTGCAACGAATCTGGCCTATCTTATTGAGCTCGGACAAAACACGAGCGATGTTCAATTTGTGAATTTTCAGCTGGCTCTGGGCGTCATAGCTGTATTGGGACATCTCTTTCCTGTATTTGCAGGGTTTCGGGGCGGTAAGGGAGTTGCTACCCTTTTTGGGATGATATTGGCTATCCATACACCGGCGGCATTGCTCTGCGTGTCGGTATTTATTATTATCCTGCTGACGACACATTATGTGTCACTAAGCTCCATTTCAGCAGGATTTGCATTCCCTTTCAGCTTAGCATTTGTATTTAAGACCACTATCCCTTCCGTGCTGCTGTATGGGATGGCAATCTGTATCTTACTGCTGATTACTCACCAAAAAAACATTGAACGGCTGTTGAAGGGGCATGAATCCAAAATTTATCTGTTCAAGAAAAAAGCCAAACCTAAAGAATAG
- a CDS encoding ferritin — translation METNRLSKEMEDILISQMTKEAEASQIYLALGVWADDQGYGGIANFLYRHAQEERNHMTKIMGYILERGGRPRIQAIAAPPADPQTLTECFNRVFKHEVDNTEAIYRIVNLAMEQKDWATWNFAQWFVKEQIEEEKLALELIDKLKIAGGDRASDESLFALDSSLEQMPDDVPLARESTADDPK, via the coding sequence ATGGAAACGAATCGTTTGTCAAAGGAAATGGAAGACATTTTAATCAGTCAAATGACAAAAGAGGCTGAAGCGTCCCAGATTTATCTTGCTCTGGGCGTATGGGCCGATGATCAGGGATATGGAGGAATAGCCAATTTTCTATATCGGCATGCGCAGGAAGAGCGCAACCATATGACCAAGATCATGGGGTATATCCTGGAAAGAGGAGGCCGGCCCCGGATACAGGCAATCGCAGCTCCGCCCGCCGATCCTCAGACCTTGACCGAATGTTTCAACCGTGTATTTAAACATGAAGTAGACAATACGGAAGCAATTTATCGGATTGTCAATCTCGCTATGGAACAGAAAGACTGGGCGACATGGAATTTTGCACAATGGTTTGTCAAAGAGCAGATCGAGGAAGAGAAGCTCGCGCTTGAGCTGATCGACAAGCTGAAGATTGCAGGGGGCGACCGTGCTTCGGACGAGTCACTATTTGCGTTGGATTCTTCGTTGGAGCAAATGCCGGATGACGTACCATTGGCCAGAGAGTCAACAGCAGATGATCCTAAATAA
- a CDS encoding TonB-dependent receptor encodes MKNYILGSILTFVCSFYLFSATAASISGKITDAKTGQPIAGATISLLQLRSSTSSDQAGRYAFKSLPSSGRYLIEVRYIGYQSLIRTVDLTAEDVTLDVVLTESIIETNEVVVTGTLVTAQSRRNSTSVSVISKDELQGNATNFIDALARQVPGLSQVTTGQGISKPVIRGLGYNRVVTVNNGVKQMGQQWGDEHGIEIDQNQPDRVEVLRGAASLMYGSDAIGGVINVLDPNAPAPGEIKGELLSSYSTNNGLTNNSLMLTGNQNGFVWRGRGSYQNAYAYNTPAGRYINSGFNNSSASGMVGLNKQWGFSHLNFSYLKNNIGFHEAEPGDVLYGNSKSRRLDYPKQDIRHYKVSMNNNFVIGTGHLKLDLGYQKNQRRELEEATPSLFFDLNTYSLDAKYYLGETNGWQKIFGISASQEHSVNKGNEFLIPAYDQVELGAFGYAKKTWDANTFSLGLRYDYVNSKGKQLIVDDEEQFPGFRNKFSNVSTALGFTHSFSEDLNFKANAGSAFRAPNPAELGSNGVHEGTARYEIGNENLKAERSYQADAMLEFGHSIVTGSIGIYENYIHNFIYASAQKGDVKTIVDEDDNTHTYDVYRYGQVNANLFGFEGSLNFHLMNWIHLDNNFSYTHAQNNTFDRPLALIPAAVLHNTLRLEPKIRGLHAFYFAVGLDNYFKQNRIDETFETAAASYTLLNASLGTTLHLGRQPLKVYASASNLTDKRYYDALSRLRPGRLSQEDPSFGVYNMGRNITVGVYLPFTIK; translated from the coding sequence ATGAAAAACTACATATTGGGCAGCATATTGACATTTGTCTGCTCCTTCTACCTATTTTCGGCAACTGCTGCAAGCATATCCGGCAAAATCACCGATGCCAAAACAGGCCAGCCTATTGCCGGCGCAACAATATCGCTATTGCAGCTTCGCTCAAGCACCTCTTCCGATCAAGCTGGGCGATACGCTTTCAAATCCCTCCCCTCCAGCGGGCGATATCTCATCGAAGTGCGCTACATCGGCTACCAGTCACTTATCAGAACCGTGGACCTGACCGCCGAAGATGTCACCCTGGATGTCGTGCTTACGGAAAGTATCATCGAGACCAATGAGGTCGTGGTGACAGGAACACTGGTGACCGCACAGAGCCGGCGCAACAGCACCTCCGTGTCCGTAATCTCCAAAGATGAGCTGCAGGGAAATGCAACAAATTTTATTGATGCCTTAGCACGCCAGGTGCCGGGTTTGAGCCAGGTTACGACAGGACAGGGCATCTCCAAACCTGTCATCCGTGGACTGGGCTACAACCGTGTTGTCACCGTCAATAATGGTGTGAAACAAATGGGACAGCAATGGGGGGACGAACACGGTATCGAGATCGACCAAAACCAGCCCGATCGCGTTGAAGTACTACGTGGAGCAGCTTCTCTCATGTACGGATCGGATGCCATTGGCGGTGTCATCAATGTGCTGGATCCCAATGCCCCAGCTCCCGGTGAAATAAAAGGTGAACTGCTGTCCAGCTACTCGACAAATAATGGGTTGACAAACAATTCATTGATGCTAACAGGTAATCAGAATGGCTTTGTCTGGCGTGGACGCGGATCTTATCAGAATGCCTATGCGTATAATACGCCAGCAGGCAGGTACATCAATAGCGGCTTCAACAACAGCAGTGCCAGCGGTATGGTCGGCCTCAACAAGCAATGGGGATTTTCCCACCTAAACTTCTCGTACCTGAAAAATAACATTGGCTTTCATGAGGCCGAACCGGGAGATGTGCTATATGGCAACTCCAAAAGTCGTCGTCTGGATTACCCAAAACAGGATATCCGCCACTATAAGGTCTCTATGAACAACAATTTTGTGATCGGTACAGGTCACCTGAAACTGGATCTAGGGTATCAAAAAAACCAACGCCGGGAACTGGAAGAAGCGACTCCCTCACTATTTTTTGATCTCAACACCTATTCATTGGATGCCAAATACTATCTGGGCGAAACCAACGGCTGGCAAAAGATCTTTGGGATCAGTGCCAGTCAGGAACATAGTGTAAATAAAGGAAATGAATTTTTGATTCCAGCCTATGACCAGGTCGAACTGGGCGCCTTCGGATACGCCAAAAAGACCTGGGATGCCAACACCTTTAGTCTAGGCCTGCGTTACGATTATGTCAACAGTAAAGGCAAGCAGCTTATCGTGGATGATGAAGAACAGTTTCCGGGATTCAGAAACAAATTCAGCAACGTCAGTACGGCATTGGGCTTTACACATAGCTTCAGTGAAGATCTCAATTTCAAAGCCAACGCAGGCTCGGCCTTTAGGGCTCCAAACCCAGCCGAGCTGGGCTCTAACGGCGTCCATGAGGGAACCGCCCGCTATGAAATCGGCAACGAAAATCTGAAGGCGGAACGGAGTTATCAGGCTGACGCCATGCTTGAGTTTGGTCATAGCATCGTGACGGGAAGCATCGGAATCTACGAGAATTATATCCATAATTTCATCTACGCATCGGCTCAGAAAGGTGACGTAAAAACGATCGTGGACGAGGACGACAATACCCATACCTACGACGTATATCGCTATGGGCAGGTAAACGCCAACCTCTTCGGGTTTGAAGGAAGTCTAAACTTTCACCTGATGAACTGGATCCATCTGGACAACAACTTCAGTTATACGCACGCACAAAACAATACCTTTGACCGGCCCCTAGCCTTGATTCCTGCCGCTGTGTTACACAACACATTACGACTGGAACCTAAGATCCGAGGTCTGCACGCCTTCTACTTCGCTGTCGGACTGGACAATTATTTTAAACAGAATCGAATCGACGAAACCTTCGAAACGGCAGCAGCTTCATACACACTGCTCAATGCGTCTCTGGGGACGACTCTACATCTAGGAAGGCAGCCGCTAAAGGTGTACGCTTCGGCATCCAATCTGACTGACAAACGTTATTATGATGCCCTGAGCCGATTACGGCCGGGAAGATTATCACAAGAAGACCCTAGTTTCGGGGTTTATAATATGGGAAGAAATATTACGGTAGGGGTCTACCTGCCCTTCACCATAAAATAA
- the gpmI gene encoding 2,3-bisphosphoglycerate-independent phosphoglycerate mutase produces MNKKKVALMILDGLGYGKHDKSNAVEAASTPFLDHLLETYPNSTLEASGEAVGLPDGQMGNSEVGHMNLGAGRIVYQELGRIHKAVNDGVFNTDIVIQDAFKYAIENNKKVHFIGLLSDGGVHAHTKHLKGLCDAAKHAGLSSSQVFIHAFLDGRDTDPNSGIGYVKDLQEYLGHSAGTLASAIGRYYSMDRDNRWERVKLAYDLLVKGQGEKSTDLVAAIQKSYDEGVTDEFVKPIALVDAAGTPLATIQEGDVVFCYNFRTDRGREITIALTQKAFPEYDLKPLDLYYITMTSYDDTFQNVRVVFQKDNLTNTLGEVLEANNKTQTRIAETEKYPHVTFFFSGGREQEFKGENRLLVPSPKVATYDLQPEMSAKGVTEAIVKDMETLQPDFICLNFANPDMVGHTGVFEAVVKAVETVDQCTQTVVETGLKNGYSFIILADHGNSEFMINEDGSPNTAHTTNLVPCILIDDQYKKIADGKLGDIAPTVLKLLGVDIPVEMTGNVLVSE; encoded by the coding sequence ATGAATAAGAAAAAAGTTGCACTCATGATCCTAGACGGACTAGGATATGGAAAACATGATAAATCAAACGCAGTTGAAGCTGCCAGTACCCCATTTTTAGATCATTTATTGGAAACCTATCCCAACTCCACGCTGGAAGCTTCCGGTGAAGCCGTTGGCCTGCCTGATGGACAGATGGGCAACTCCGAAGTCGGCCACATGAATCTCGGCGCCGGAAGGATTGTTTACCAAGAGCTTGGGCGAATCCACAAAGCCGTCAATGACGGTGTGTTTAACACCGATATCGTAATTCAGGACGCATTCAAATATGCAATCGAAAACAATAAAAAAGTACATTTTATAGGTCTGCTTTCTGATGGAGGGGTACATGCCCATACCAAACACCTGAAAGGCTTATGCGACGCCGCCAAACATGCAGGACTGAGTAGCAGTCAGGTATTTATCCACGCCTTTTTGGATGGCCGCGATACCGATCCAAATTCGGGTATCGGCTATGTAAAGGATCTTCAGGAATACCTGGGACACAGTGCCGGTACCTTAGCCTCAGCAATTGGCCGCTATTATTCAATGGACCGCGATAACCGATGGGAACGCGTTAAACTGGCCTATGACCTGCTGGTGAAGGGCCAAGGAGAAAAATCTACCGACCTGGTCGCTGCTATCCAAAAGTCCTACGATGAGGGGGTCACTGATGAGTTCGTAAAACCCATCGCCCTAGTCGACGCCGCAGGTACTCCGTTAGCAACTATTCAGGAAGGTGATGTGGTCTTCTGCTATAATTTCCGGACAGACCGTGGACGTGAGATCACCATTGCGCTCACCCAAAAGGCTTTTCCTGAATACGACTTAAAGCCGTTGGATCTGTACTACATCACGATGACCTCGTACGATGACACCTTCCAGAACGTACGCGTTGTCTTCCAGAAAGATAATTTAACCAATACACTGGGTGAAGTACTCGAAGCCAACAACAAAACACAGACACGTATTGCCGAGACGGAAAAATATCCACATGTGACATTTTTCTTCTCCGGTGGCCGCGAGCAGGAGTTCAAAGGCGAAAATCGCCTCTTGGTACCTTCACCAAAAGTCGCCACCTACGATCTGCAGCCCGAGATGTCTGCTAAAGGTGTCACCGAAGCTATCGTCAAAGACATGGAAACCTTACAGCCCGACTTTATCTGCCTGAATTTTGCGAATCCGGATATGGTAGGCCACACAGGTGTGTTTGAAGCGGTAGTCAAAGCTGTAGAGACTGTTGACCAATGTACCCAAACGGTGGTGGAAACCGGCCTCAAAAATGGCTACTCCTTTATCATCCTTGCCGACCATGGCAACTCCGAGTTTATGATCAATGAGGATGGTTCGCCCAACACTGCGCATACCACCAACTTGGTTCCTTGTATCCTGATCGATGATCAATACAAAAAAATTGCAGATGGAAAATTAGGAGATATTGCACCAACGGTCCTTAAACTGCTGGGTGTCGATATTCCCGTTGAAATGACAGGAAATGTATTGGTATCTGAATAA
- a CDS encoding M48 family metallopeptidase has translation MKGMIKYSAMALACAVLASGLSGCATSAVTGKKYLKLVSADQVNQQAALAYKDFLSKNSSKVVTGTADAAMVKRVGNRLATAVNQYLQSKGMGNKFNFNWEFNLVKSDDVNAWCMPGGKVAVYTGILPVTRTEAGLATVMGHEIAHAIEEHSVAQASNQMALQMGGQILGSAAGISGSTALGVFNNLYGLGGSLAQLKFSRSDESSADAAGLIIMALAGYDPNEAVGFWKRMAAGSQKGQPEFLSTHPSDARRIADIQRQIPAAMKYYRK, from the coding sequence ATGAAAGGCATGATTAAGTATTCAGCTATGGCATTAGCTTGTGCGGTGCTGGCATCGGGGTTGTCCGGCTGTGCAACGTCAGCGGTGACCGGTAAAAAATATTTGAAATTGGTCAGTGCAGATCAGGTCAATCAGCAAGCTGCATTGGCTTATAAAGATTTCTTGTCCAAAAATAGTTCGAAGGTCGTGACTGGTACTGCTGATGCGGCGATGGTAAAACGTGTTGGCAATCGATTGGCTACAGCCGTCAATCAGTATTTGCAAAGTAAGGGGATGGGCAATAAGTTTAATTTTAACTGGGAATTTAATCTGGTAAAGAGCGATGACGTCAATGCCTGGTGTATGCCGGGAGGTAAAGTTGCGGTATATACCGGTATCTTGCCTGTGACGCGTACTGAGGCGGGGCTGGCGACGGTTATGGGGCATGAAATCGCGCACGCGATTGAGGAGCATTCCGTGGCGCAGGCATCCAATCAGATGGCCTTACAGATGGGCGGTCAGATACTGGGATCGGCGGCAGGCATATCCGGCAGTACAGCATTGGGCGTATTCAATAACCTGTATGGTTTGGGTGGCAGCTTGGCGCAGCTGAAGTTTTCACGCAGTGACGAGTCGTCTGCTGATGCTGCGGGGCTCATTATCATGGCCTTGGCTGGGTACGATCCGAACGAGGCGGTTGGTTTCTGGAAGCGTATGGCGGCAGGCAGCCAAAAAGGGCAGCCTGAGTTTTTGA